The following are from one region of the Oryzias latipes chromosome 12, ASM223467v1 genome:
- the gsdf gene encoding gonadal soma derived factor precursor: MSLALIVLLMLLGSSMVIAFVLHPSREEPAASPASTVSHHRCQDESLQSFRKSLLEALSLQTEPRLPAGGLDTIREQWQRTFNAAMGVTDTTAPVLSSSSVSCDSENDTSLKCCSMATEVFMKDLGWDNWVIYPLSLIIDRCALCNSSDQIAQCPAAHDGVQIRGSQDQASCCKPTSLEIVPIVFMDETSTIVISSVQLARGCGCGPGSAQQPCKK; encoded by the exons ATGTCTTTGGCACTCATTGTCTTGTTAATGCTTCTTGGCTCTTCAATGGTTATTGCCTTTGTCCTGCATCCGTCAAGGGAAGAGCCTGCAGCCTCTCCTGCATCTACTGTTTCCCACCACAG GTGTCAGGATGAGTCATTGCAGTCCTTCAGGAAGAGTCTCCTTGAAGCTCTCAGCCTGCAGACGGAGCCACGCCTGCCAGCTGGCGGGCTGGACACTATTCGAGAGCAGTGGCAGAGAACCTTCAATGCCGCCATGGGTGTCACGGACACTACAG CTCCAGTgctctccagctcctctgtgtCATGCGACAGTGAAAATGATACCAGCCTGAAGTGCTGCTCCATGGCCACCGAGGTCTTCATGAAAG ATCTGGGCTGGGACAATTGGGTGATCTATCCTCTGAGCCTGATCATTGACCGGTGTGCTCTCTGCAATTCCTCGGATCAAATAGCGCAGTGTCCGGCAGCCCATGATGGAGTCCAGATCAGAGGCTCACAG GACCAGGCGAGCTGCTGCAAGCCCACCTCCCTTGAAATAGTACCCATCGTCTTCATGGATGAAACCAGCACCATTGTCATCTCCTCGGTGCAGCTAGCTCGCGGCTGCGGCTGTGGACCAGGCAGCGCCCAGCAGCCCTGCAAAAAGTAG
- the LOC105355224 gene encoding uncharacterized protein LOC105355224: protein MPAYITACLCWGLLSRLLIATGAIECTENEAPEIKPKPNTMKLPTECLIECSSMTYINKLQLQDDHNIRITDSTEGELGEYCWSSKLKCTIGESFVSAYVVVPVDVSMTEHEQLQVRTSAPRRDALHIHSSPTTIADSCGFRYEVTTHFSTPDTDTSFCVQIVTQEDDLGDRLLRCPPYLVTFWQRNPNQSNKQGAG, encoded by the exons ATGCCTGCGTACATCACTGCCTGTCTGTGTTGGGGCTTATTGTCCCGACTTCTGATTGCTACAGGGGCAATTGAGTGCACAGAAAATGAAGCACCGGAGATAAAGCCGAAGCCAAATACCATGAAACTGCCAACTGAATGTTTGATCGAGTGCAGTTCAATGACCTACATCAACAAATTACAACTTCAGGATGATCATAATATACGGATTACAGATTCAACTGAAG GAGAACTTGGGGAATACTGCTGGTCTTCCAAGTTAAAGTGCACCATTGGAGAGAGCTTTGTGAGTGCCTATGTAGTGGTGCCTGTGGATGTGTCTATGACGGAACACGAGCAGCTGCAAGTCAGAACCTCTGCCCCGAGAAGAGACGCGCTTCACATACACAGCAGCCCCACCACAATTGCAGACAGCTGTGGCTTTCGTTACGAGGTCACGACGCACTTCAGCACGCCAGATACGGACACATCATTCTGCGTGCAAATAGTGACCCAGGAAGATGACCTAGGGGACAGGTTACTAAGATGCCCTCCTTATTTGGTCACCTTCTGGCAGAGAAACCCGAATCAGTCTAACAAACAAGGTGCAGGATAA